A genomic window from Pelagicoccus albus includes:
- a CDS encoding glycosyltransferase, producing the protein MEHTPVTVTVIIPVHNQIDYLRSCILSLKKAANNTNFEILVIDDYSSHESVIEMSKLSGFRLIRNYENLGFLRTCNRAALNTTSQYIFFLNSDTEVTDGWLDELIDVFSRFENVGLVGSKLVYPDNTLQECGGIVWKDGSAWNYGRNEDPHLPQYNYTKETDYVSGAAILIERELFLSCGMFDTRYKPAYYEDTDLAFKVRSAGMKVFVEPKSVVIHHEGKSNGTDTGSGIKRYQIRNGRIFLNKWRHVLQKEHFRNAENVLRARDRSTKCKKILVIDHYVPKHDRDAGSRCIYMHLKLLKSMGFSVTFFTDNFYQDPVYTPDIERMGIEILYGVHYLKNHRSWLEENLNQFDYVFLSRPHISIKYIDLIKKQTRAKTIYFGHDIHHVRMKLEKDFNPDISYEDILLTEKQEIDLWNECDYLLYPSSEEVEIISQAGFSEKAIEVPIYFYPENEEANRLPFEQAQDFLFVGNFNHPPNLDAIKWFISEIFPMILKALPNARLKIVGSAIPNEIKSLESDKLSIDTDVTDEELKNHYKQSRVSVVPLRFGAGVKGKVLESMFYQLPVVTTSFGAQGIPEIEKCAHITNDAEIFAKHCIELYTRRDTWNSYSNRSRVVLLKKYSMSNAENIFSSITKSH; encoded by the coding sequence ATGGAGCATACCCCTGTAACTGTTACCGTAATAATCCCTGTTCACAATCAGATAGATTACCTGAGAAGCTGTATACTATCGCTTAAAAAAGCAGCAAACAACACAAACTTTGAAATCCTTGTCATCGACGATTACTCCAGTCATGAATCAGTGATCGAGATGTCAAAACTTTCTGGTTTTCGGTTGATTAGGAACTATGAAAACTTGGGATTTCTTCGCACCTGCAATAGAGCAGCACTCAATACAACCTCACAGTATATATTCTTCCTAAACAGCGACACTGAAGTCACAGATGGTTGGCTTGACGAGCTAATCGATGTATTCAGTAGATTCGAAAATGTTGGCTTGGTTGGTTCTAAATTAGTATACCCAGATAATACTCTGCAAGAATGCGGGGGTATTGTTTGGAAAGACGGATCAGCATGGAACTATGGAAGAAACGAAGATCCGCACCTACCACAGTACAATTACACAAAAGAAACTGACTATGTTTCGGGAGCAGCCATTCTAATTGAGAGAGAGCTATTCCTTAGCTGTGGAATGTTCGATACGAGGTACAAGCCAGCTTACTACGAAGACACAGATTTAGCATTTAAGGTACGTAGTGCGGGAATGAAAGTGTTTGTCGAACCTAAATCCGTAGTGATACACCATGAAGGAAAATCGAACGGGACAGACACTGGAAGCGGAATAAAGCGCTATCAAATTCGGAACGGCAGAATTTTTCTAAACAAATGGCGTCACGTACTACAAAAGGAGCATTTCCGAAACGCTGAAAACGTGTTGAGAGCTCGCGACAGGTCCACCAAATGCAAAAAAATCTTAGTCATTGACCACTACGTGCCCAAACATGACCGCGACGCCGGATCAAGATGTATATACATGCACCTGAAGCTTCTCAAATCGATGGGATTTTCAGTAACTTTTTTTACAGACAATTTTTACCAAGACCCAGTTTACACCCCAGATATAGAACGGATGGGCATAGAGATACTGTACGGGGTCCACTACCTAAAAAACCATAGATCCTGGCTGGAAGAAAACCTAAACCAGTTCGACTATGTATTTCTATCACGCCCACACATTTCAATAAAATACATCGATTTAATAAAGAAGCAAACAAGGGCTAAAACTATCTATTTTGGCCATGACATTCACCATGTCCGTATGAAACTAGAAAAAGATTTCAATCCGGATATAAGCTACGAAGACATTCTCCTCACAGAGAAGCAAGAAATAGACTTATGGAATGAATGCGATTACTTATTGTACCCCTCCTCGGAGGAGGTCGAAATAATCTCGCAAGCTGGCTTTTCCGAAAAAGCTATTGAAGTTCCTATTTATTTTTACCCCGAGAACGAAGAAGCGAACCGACTACCCTTCGAACAAGCTCAAGACTTTTTATTCGTTGGCAATTTCAATCACCCACCGAATTTAGATGCGATAAAGTGGTTCATCTCAGAAATTTTTCCAATGATTCTGAAAGCTCTTCCAAACGCTAGACTTAAGATTGTTGGATCCGCCATACCCAATGAAATTAAGTCACTTGAAAGCGATAAGCTGTCAATTGATACCGATGTCACCGATGAAGAACTAAAAAACCACTACAAGCAATCTAGAGTATCAGTAGTTCCACTACGGTTCGGAGCCGGTGTTAAAGGAAAAGTGCTCGAATCGATGTTCTACCAGCTACCGGTTGTTACAACTTCGTTCGGAGCTCAAGGGATACCCGAAATAGAGAAATGTGCTCACATTACAAACGACGCGGAAATATTCGCTAAACATTGTATCGAACTGTACACTCGTCGGGATACATGGAATTCATATTCAAACAGATCTAGAGTTGTTCTTCTAAAAAAATATTCAATGAGCAATGCAGAGAATATTTTTTCTTCAATAACTAAGTCACACTGA
- a CDS encoding class I SAM-dependent methyltransferase — MERFLTESKSEFPQLYYEHVHRYLLAKEHIEGGNVLDLACGSGYGSRILAEKAEAVTGIDISEEAIKSASATYKKSNLKYKIANCYDTKLPAESFDYIISFETIEHLDSPELLLDEVKRILKPDGLLIISSPDKLEYTDKSPVKNEFHKKELYHEELKKELELRFKNCSFAKQRMVAGSLILSDSKFSKNTQCGVYYGDHRGSRYSISLPEGLYSVAFCSNSVLPSLRLGIFENKLDSAINWDAREQIIPQRQKVQELELELANAKKQLLLKDEQLGNIASSITPLDQGIKDLIQREKVFIDHTREIDELKSKYFDLQQDKRDREKIQQELAEQRLDQIETLKEVLAQKDGQISTLGAQLSENEEQMTEANHNLENLESRNGVLCSENEKLKVEVSKLGQSVIERQARSEEEIADLENTISIIKKENETCVSRLKVEISTLETELLNSEDSKKELLNNLDICKIEIESLLNSVSDIEANSLAAQTRIDLLSKDLSKSVSEKNSIDELNQTLHENLKESNNQIEQLNIRLSDYVDRLEKETYYHQNFEQRYDHLKSTFSWKVTTPLRAIRRTLSRVFK; from the coding sequence ATGGAACGATTTCTTACTGAATCCAAATCTGAATTTCCTCAACTGTACTACGAACATGTACACCGTTATTTGCTGGCCAAAGAACATATAGAAGGAGGGAACGTACTGGATTTGGCATGTGGAAGCGGTTATGGTTCACGAATTTTGGCCGAAAAGGCGGAAGCTGTTACGGGTATTGATATATCCGAAGAAGCAATCAAATCCGCCTCTGCTACCTACAAAAAATCGAACCTAAAATATAAAATAGCCAACTGTTACGACACCAAACTTCCAGCAGAGTCCTTTGATTATATCATAAGCTTTGAAACAATCGAGCACCTAGATTCGCCAGAACTATTGCTCGACGAGGTCAAACGTATTCTAAAACCTGACGGACTTCTAATAATATCTTCTCCAGATAAATTAGAGTATACAGATAAGTCGCCTGTTAAAAACGAATTCCATAAAAAGGAACTCTACCATGAGGAGCTCAAAAAGGAATTAGAGTTGCGATTCAAAAATTGTAGTTTCGCAAAACAGAGAATGGTAGCAGGCTCACTAATATTAAGTGATTCCAAATTTAGCAAAAATACACAATGTGGTGTATATTATGGCGATCACCGAGGAAGTCGCTACTCAATTTCTCTTCCGGAAGGACTATACTCAGTTGCATTTTGCTCGAATTCGGTTCTTCCAAGTTTACGTTTGGGGATTTTCGAGAACAAGCTGGACAGTGCTATCAACTGGGATGCTAGGGAACAAATAATTCCGCAAAGGCAAAAGGTACAAGAATTAGAGTTAGAACTCGCTAACGCAAAAAAGCAGCTTCTCCTTAAAGATGAACAGCTAGGCAATATAGCCTCCTCGATAACTCCACTCGATCAAGGAATTAAGGACTTAATACAGAGAGAGAAAGTATTCATCGATCACACTCGAGAAATTGACGAACTAAAATCGAAATATTTCGATCTTCAACAAGACAAAAGAGATAGAGAAAAGATACAACAAGAGTTGGCAGAGCAAAGACTCGATCAAATAGAGACTCTGAAGGAGGTTTTGGCACAAAAAGACGGCCAAATAAGCACTCTAGGTGCACAGCTATCGGAGAATGAGGAGCAGATGACCGAAGCAAATCATAACTTAGAAAATCTTGAGAGTCGAAATGGTGTGTTATGCTCCGAGAACGAGAAACTCAAAGTAGAGGTAAGTAAGCTAGGTCAGTCAGTCATTGAGCGACAAGCCCGAAGTGAGGAAGAAATTGCGGACCTTGAAAACACTATATCTATCATTAAAAAAGAGAATGAAACATGTGTTTCACGCTTAAAAGTTGAGATCTCAACACTAGAAACGGAACTTTTAAATTCAGAGGATAGCAAAAAAGAATTACTTAACAATTTGGATATTTGTAAAATAGAAATAGAATCTCTTCTGAATTCAGTTTCGGACATCGAAGCCAATAGCCTAGCTGCTCAAACAAGAATTGATCTATTATCAAAGGACCTTTCAAAATCAGTTTCTGAAAAAAACTCAATAGATGAGTTAAACCAAACTCTCCATGAGAACCTGAAGGAATCTAATAATCAAATTGAACAATTGAATATTAGATTATCGGACTACGTAGACCGCCTAGAGAAAGAAACTTACTATCATCAAAACTTTGAGCAGCGGTATGATCATCTAAAATCAACTTTCTCCTGGAAAGTGACTACTCCATTGCGAGCCATCCGTCGAACCTTGTCTAGAGTATTTAAGTAA